A single window of Pseudarthrobacter defluvii DNA harbors:
- a CDS encoding VOC family protein, translated as MPTRLNPYLSFRDNAREAMEFYKNVFGGELNVSTFADFQASQDPSEDNLVMHAQLDSPSGLTLMGSDTPARMDYNPGNAFSVSLSGDDEAELRGYWEKLSDGGTVTMPLEKAIWGDSFGMCTDKFGVQWLVNIAGPKE; from the coding sequence ATGCCCACGCGCCTCAACCCCTATCTGAGCTTCCGCGACAACGCACGGGAGGCCATGGAGTTCTACAAGAACGTCTTCGGCGGCGAACTGAACGTAAGCACGTTCGCCGATTTCCAGGCAAGCCAGGATCCCTCCGAAGACAACCTGGTCATGCATGCACAGCTCGACAGCCCGTCGGGGCTGACCCTGATGGGATCAGATACTCCAGCCCGGATGGACTACAACCCCGGGAATGCGTTCAGCGTGTCCCTCAGCGGCGATGATGAAGCCGAACTGCGGGGCTACTGGGAGAAGCTGTCCGACGGCGGCACGGTCACAATGCCGCTGGAAAAGGCCATCTGGGGCGACTCCTTTGGCATGTGCACCGACAAGTTCGGCGTTCAGTGGCTGGTCAATATCGCCGGTCCCAAAGAGTAG
- a CDS encoding GAF and ANTAR domain-containing protein — protein sequence MVDQDIADDFEGLVDLIAGMEDIKSVLDGLTGLAAAAMTGATGVPIECAVTLHRRKRTATIGGSSGRAVVIDRIEQGLGDGPCIEALESRVPVLLGDVSSDPRWPEYCSALSAAGIAGSLGIPMNMEDDAGAVLDFFAPVSGLFTEQTVAEGKRFADMAGKALRLAVRIASAEQRAENMRAAMDTRTAIDLACGIIMAENKCSKDRAFEVLRSASNTRNQKLNELAETLVNRFSAPEDAKAHFEE from the coding sequence ATGGTGGACCAGGACATCGCAGATGATTTCGAAGGGCTCGTTGACCTCATTGCCGGGATGGAGGACATCAAATCCGTGCTGGACGGCCTGACCGGGCTGGCGGCCGCAGCCATGACCGGCGCCACCGGAGTGCCGATCGAATGCGCCGTGACACTGCACCGGCGCAAGCGCACGGCCACCATCGGCGGCAGCAGCGGCAGGGCGGTGGTGATCGACCGCATCGAACAGGGCCTGGGTGACGGTCCCTGCATTGAAGCCCTGGAGAGTAGGGTGCCCGTCCTCCTGGGCGATGTGTCCTCCGACCCGCGGTGGCCCGAGTATTGCAGCGCCCTGTCCGCCGCAGGCATTGCCGGCTCCTTGGGCATCCCGATGAACATGGAGGACGACGCCGGCGCGGTCCTTGATTTCTTTGCTCCCGTTAGTGGGCTCTTCACTGAGCAGACGGTGGCCGAAGGGAAACGGTTCGCCGACATGGCAGGCAAGGCGCTGCGGCTCGCCGTCCGGATCGCGTCAGCCGAACAGCGTGCCGAGAACATGAGGGCGGCGATGGACACGAGAACCGCCATTGACCTGGCCTGCGGGATCATCATGGCGGAGAACAAGTGCAGCAAGGACAGGGCCTTCGAGGTTCTGCGCAGCGCGTCCAACACCCGGAATCAAAAGCTCAACGAACTGGCCGAAACCCTGGTGAACCGCTTTTCCGCCCCTGAGGACGCCAAGGCCCACTTCGAGGAGTAG
- a CDS encoding acyltransferase family protein, with amino-acid sequence MSSVLSRPAPPETGLISGRKYALDGLRTIAVAGVFFFHTATESMPGGSIGVDVFFTLSGFVITLLIMKERLATGRLHLGVFYAKRLARLWPALLALCAVILAVGFLFPASGWGGQAAFVLPAAGYVMNLAHFGMFGDSIAGETLGPTWTLAVEEQFYLVWPLLLLVMLRFWKVRATAFATVALAAAFVLNRFLLVTAGQPLDRIYNGPDTRADELLIGCALALLFTAVRQGSGLHKVLLSASHWGAPLAGIGLVAALFLLKEPDTPGTWFNVFWTAGPAALALLSAVLVGSLVLQPAGFMSRFLSHPWLARPGRDLSYGMYLWHLPVYLLLMPLVPTLPLRIALTAALTVLLAYASFRCVEQPLRRLANKRLDPAVVRSTPEPNPAPEGTREMELERSASAS; translated from the coding sequence ATGTCATCAGTCCTGTCCCGTCCGGCGCCCCCCGAAACGGGGCTGATATCGGGCCGGAAGTACGCTCTGGACGGGCTGCGGACCATCGCCGTTGCCGGAGTCTTCTTCTTCCACACCGCCACCGAATCGATGCCGGGCGGTTCCATCGGCGTGGACGTGTTCTTCACGCTCAGCGGCTTCGTCATCACGCTTTTGATCATGAAGGAACGGCTTGCCACCGGCAGGCTCCACCTTGGCGTCTTCTACGCCAAGCGGCTGGCCCGGCTCTGGCCGGCGCTGCTGGCGCTCTGCGCGGTGATCCTCGCCGTCGGCTTCCTGTTCCCTGCTTCGGGCTGGGGCGGGCAGGCGGCTTTCGTCCTTCCCGCCGCCGGCTACGTCATGAACCTGGCGCACTTTGGCATGTTCGGTGACTCCATAGCCGGGGAAACCCTCGGGCCCACCTGGACCCTGGCCGTGGAGGAGCAGTTTTACCTGGTGTGGCCGTTGCTCCTGCTGGTCATGCTCCGGTTCTGGAAGGTCCGCGCCACTGCCTTCGCCACCGTGGCACTCGCTGCCGCGTTCGTGCTCAACCGTTTCCTGCTGGTCACAGCCGGCCAGCCACTGGACCGGATCTACAACGGGCCGGACACCCGGGCCGATGAGTTGCTGATCGGCTGCGCCCTCGCCCTGCTGTTCACCGCAGTACGGCAGGGCTCGGGACTGCACAAGGTTTTACTATCGGCCTCGCACTGGGGCGCCCCGCTTGCCGGCATCGGCCTGGTGGCCGCGCTGTTCCTGCTGAAGGAACCGGACACCCCCGGCACCTGGTTCAACGTGTTCTGGACAGCAGGCCCCGCCGCGCTGGCGCTGCTGTCCGCGGTGCTGGTCGGCTCCCTGGTCCTCCAGCCGGCAGGCTTTATGTCCCGCTTTCTCAGCCACCCCTGGCTGGCCCGCCCCGGCCGCGACCTGTCCTACGGAATGTACCTTTGGCACCTCCCGGTCTACCTGCTGCTGATGCCCCTGGTCCCAACGCTGCCGCTTCGGATCGCCCTGACCGCAGCCCTTACCGTTCTCCTGGCGTACGCGTCCTTCCGCTGTGTTGAGCAGCCGCTGCGCCGCTTGGCGAACAAAAGGCTGGATCCCGCCGTCGTGCGTTCCACCCCGGAGCCCAATCCCGCCCCGGAAGGTACACGGGAAATGGAACTTGAACGGTCGGCCTCAGCGTCCTAG
- a CDS encoding glycosyltransferase: protein MLYGNSLGYPAQKPGDGFHIFIGGSSDRDPQAIRALEEEVLSSPTPVQLDIATGGPASEIRRGGNVVRHPGYVSQKEFGELLSTASVVFLPLARGTRAAGHMVLVGAVESGIPVAVTPNEGMKEYVIEPGVVLCDPDRAILPQLRELADATRGRQSEIRALWKAQLSLDSYISRIMEVLEPVRV, encoded by the coding sequence GTGCTGTATGGGAACTCGCTCGGGTACCCGGCCCAAAAGCCGGGCGACGGTTTCCACATATTTATCGGCGGCTCATCTGACCGCGACCCCCAGGCCATCAGGGCGCTTGAGGAGGAAGTGTTGTCCAGCCCCACCCCCGTGCAGCTGGACATCGCCACTGGCGGTCCGGCCAGTGAGATCCGCAGGGGCGGGAATGTGGTCAGGCACCCCGGCTACGTGAGCCAGAAGGAGTTCGGCGAACTGCTCAGCACTGCATCCGTGGTCTTCCTTCCGCTGGCACGCGGGACCAGGGCGGCCGGTCACATGGTCCTGGTTGGCGCTGTGGAGAGTGGCATCCCCGTGGCCGTTACGCCTAATGAAGGCATGAAGGAATATGTCATTGAGCCCGGCGTTGTTCTCTGCGACCCGGACCGGGCTATCCTTCCCCAGCTCCGCGAGTTGGCCGACGCCACAAGAGGCAGGCAGTCGGAAATACGGGCTCTGTGGAAAGCTCAATTAAGTCTTGACAGCTACATTTCGCGGATCATGGAAGTGCTGGAACCCGTCCGCGTTTAG
- a CDS encoding cation diffusion facilitator family transporter, whose product MGSGHNHSHDVADPHGQRGKLLLVFAITFTVIVAEIVGTILTGSLALLADAGHMFTDSAGLLIAVIAASLALKPPTFKRTWGYKRAEILAAAGQAALLLGVGGFVIVEGVRRLLEPPEVGGPLMLWFGVIGLAGNAVGLLVLASGRHHSFNMKAAFLEVLNDALGSIAVIVAALVIALTGWTRADAVVSLLIGVLIIPRTLKLLRDTVNVLMESTPPGLDLAEVRRHILALPHVIDVHDLHASLVASGVPVLSAHVTVQDGCMRDGHSATILADLQRCVAQDFDVSVEHSTFQIEPAAHRDQENIAH is encoded by the coding sequence GTGGGCAGCGGGCACAACCACAGCCACGACGTTGCCGATCCCCACGGCCAGCGCGGCAAACTGCTGCTGGTTTTCGCCATCACGTTCACGGTAATAGTGGCTGAGATCGTGGGAACAATCCTTACCGGCAGCCTGGCCCTGCTGGCCGACGCCGGGCACATGTTCACGGACTCCGCCGGCCTGCTGATTGCGGTGATCGCGGCGTCGCTGGCCCTGAAACCGCCAACCTTCAAGCGCACGTGGGGTTACAAGCGCGCCGAGATCCTCGCCGCGGCCGGGCAGGCAGCCCTGCTGCTGGGCGTGGGCGGCTTCGTCATTGTCGAGGGCGTCCGCCGCCTGTTGGAACCGCCGGAAGTCGGAGGCCCACTGATGCTGTGGTTTGGCGTCATCGGCCTGGCCGGAAACGCCGTGGGGCTGCTGGTGCTCGCCTCGGGACGCCACCACAGTTTCAACATGAAGGCCGCTTTCCTTGAGGTTCTTAACGACGCCCTCGGCTCCATCGCCGTCATCGTGGCCGCGCTGGTCATTGCCCTGACGGGCTGGACCCGGGCAGACGCCGTCGTATCCCTGCTCATCGGTGTGCTGATCATCCCACGCACGCTGAAGCTGCTGCGGGACACGGTGAACGTGCTGATGGAAAGCACTCCCCCGGGCCTGGACCTGGCCGAGGTGCGCCGGCACATCCTGGCGCTGCCGCACGTCATTGACGTCCATGACCTGCACGCCTCCCTGGTGGCATCAGGTGTGCCCGTCCTGTCCGCGCATGTGACGGTGCAGGACGGGTGCATGCGCGACGGTCATTCGGCCACCATCTTGGCCGACCTGCAGCGCTGCGTGGCCCAGGACTTCGACGTCAGCGTGGAGCACTCCACCTTCCAGATCGAACCGGCCGCCCACCGCGACCAGGAAAACATCGCGCATTAA
- a CDS encoding cation diffusion facilitator family transporter yields the protein MTTALKVPASERRRVLSRRIRLFAAATITYNVIEAVVALWAGGAADSSALIGFGLDSVMEVASALALSWQFSAKDPERREHLTLRIIAVSFFALAAFVAVDSIRSLAGGGEAQHSLPGIVIAALSLVIMPVLSWAQRRAGRELGSRTAVADSKQTLLCTYLSAVLLVGLVLNSTLGWWWADAGAALVIAGIAVREGINAWRGDACCPGCSSTAPSPTPQPLGLPTTRKS from the coding sequence ATGACCACCGCATTGAAGGTACCTGCCTCGGAGCGGCGGCGGGTATTGAGCCGCCGGATCAGGCTCTTCGCGGCAGCGACCATCACGTACAACGTCATCGAGGCCGTCGTGGCGCTGTGGGCCGGGGGTGCCGCTGATTCATCCGCCCTGATCGGATTCGGCCTGGATTCCGTGATGGAAGTGGCCTCCGCGCTGGCGCTCTCCTGGCAGTTTTCCGCGAAGGACCCCGAGCGGCGCGAACACCTGACGCTGCGGATCATCGCCGTCTCCTTCTTCGCGCTGGCCGCGTTCGTGGCAGTGGACTCCATCCGGTCCTTGGCCGGCGGCGGCGAAGCGCAGCACTCCCTGCCGGGTATCGTGATCGCGGCCCTGAGCCTGGTCATCATGCCCGTCCTGTCCTGGGCCCAGCGCCGTGCAGGGCGGGAACTCGGGTCCCGGACCGCCGTCGCGGACTCCAAACAGACCCTGCTGTGCACGTATCTCTCCGCCGTGCTGCTGGTTGGCCTGGTCCTGAACAGCACCCTGGGCTGGTGGTGGGCCGACGCCGGTGCAGCACTGGTCATCGCGGGCATCGCCGTCCGCGAAGGCATCAACGCGTGGCGCGGGGACGCCTGCTGCCCCGGCTGCTCCAGCACCGCCCCTTCGCCCACCCCGCAGCCGCTGGGCCTGCCGACCACCAGGAAGAGTTGA
- a CDS encoding ArsR/SmtB family transcription factor has product MQTLTHAPVLARFGYAVSDPTRARVLLALAESPSYPSDLADSLGVSRQSMSNHLTCLRGCGLVVAVPDGRRSRYELADARIGHAIKDLLSVVLAVDPACCAPDGECFA; this is encoded by the coding sequence ATGCAGACCCTCACCCATGCCCCTGTGCTGGCCCGCTTCGGCTATGCGGTCTCGGACCCAACGCGCGCCCGCGTGCTGCTGGCCCTTGCGGAGTCCCCGTCCTATCCATCGGACCTGGCGGACAGCCTGGGGGTGTCCCGGCAAAGCATGTCCAACCATCTGACCTGCCTGCGCGGCTGCGGCCTGGTGGTGGCGGTGCCGGACGGACGGCGGAGCCGGTATGAACTGGCGGACGCGCGGATCGGCCACGCCATCAAAGACCTGCTGAGCGTTGTCCTGGCGGTGGATCCCGCCTGCTGCGCACCCGATGGGGAGTGCTTCGCATGA
- a CDS encoding LCP family protein encodes MFGSRKSPGPEQEAASSAAYPGQGELYAASSGRRRPLRRAPGWVKVLTAVVSVLLLGVLAFGGYWAWRLQSNISTSQLSAGGQRTEGAVNDSMDRLQILVLGSDTRSGSNSQYGTADQSSGYGQSDVMMLLDISADNKHVNVVSFPRDLLVDVPECTDSKTNQTYPEQKSAMINGAMAQAGIGCAVDTVNKLTGLEVDHFMMADFNAVKELSNAVGGVEVCVTEAVNDPDSHLNLPAGTSQVHGEQALAFLRTRHAFANGGDLGRIQAQQGFLASLSRKLKSEGTLGNPQKVLIIADTITKNLTVDSGLSSVPSLLTIANRLKNIDPANINFITTPTVPSPQDPNRLALDEPAASNFFKALRNSPDLSQPAPTAPTETPATPAAPAYDKSLQPVSVANGTGVTGRSKAIAGLLTEAGFTKLTQLPAQVTSQTMVYYSAGFEDVAADVAGLFGLPASSVQQVANIQGVQLYAGTDFASGTKPAAPPSSADSPGSVVAQTGGDQKCQSANPLG; translated from the coding sequence GTGTTCGGTTCCAGAAAATCCCCCGGCCCGGAACAGGAAGCCGCCAGCTCTGCTGCCTACCCCGGCCAAGGTGAGCTGTACGCCGCCAGTTCGGGCCGCCGTCGGCCTCTCCGCCGCGCCCCAGGCTGGGTCAAGGTCCTCACCGCCGTGGTGTCCGTGCTGCTTTTGGGCGTCCTTGCCTTCGGCGGCTACTGGGCCTGGCGCCTGCAGTCCAACATCAGCACCTCACAGCTGTCCGCGGGCGGGCAGCGCACCGAAGGGGCCGTGAATGACAGCATGGACCGGCTGCAGATCCTGGTGCTGGGCTCGGACACCCGGAGCGGCAGCAACAGCCAGTACGGCACTGCGGACCAGTCGTCCGGCTATGGCCAGTCCGATGTGATGATGCTGCTGGACATTTCCGCGGACAACAAGCACGTCAACGTTGTCAGTTTCCCCCGCGACCTGCTGGTGGATGTTCCGGAATGCACGGATTCCAAGACCAACCAGACGTATCCCGAGCAGAAGAGCGCCATGATCAACGGCGCCATGGCCCAGGCCGGAATCGGCTGCGCGGTGGACACGGTGAACAAGTTGACGGGCCTCGAGGTGGACCACTTCATGATGGCGGACTTCAACGCTGTCAAGGAATTGTCCAATGCCGTCGGCGGCGTGGAGGTCTGCGTGACCGAAGCCGTTAATGATCCTGATTCGCACCTGAACCTGCCCGCCGGCACCTCACAGGTGCATGGGGAACAGGCCCTGGCATTCCTCCGCACCCGGCACGCCTTCGCGAACGGCGGCGACCTGGGCCGCATCCAGGCCCAGCAGGGCTTCCTGGCCTCGCTCAGCCGCAAGCTCAAATCCGAGGGGACCCTTGGCAACCCGCAGAAGGTGCTGATCATCGCGGACACCATCACCAAGAACCTGACGGTGGACTCCGGGCTGTCCTCGGTGCCGTCGCTGCTGACCATCGCCAACCGGCTGAAGAACATCGATCCGGCCAACATCAACTTCATTACCACGCCCACGGTTCCCTCACCGCAGGACCCCAACCGGCTGGCACTTGATGAACCGGCGGCGTCCAACTTCTTCAAGGCCCTGCGCAACAGCCCGGACCTGAGCCAGCCTGCCCCTACAGCACCAACCGAGACACCGGCCACGCCGGCAGCACCTGCCTACGACAAGTCGCTGCAGCCGGTCTCCGTCGCCAACGGCACCGGCGTGACGGGCCGCAGCAAGGCGATCGCCGGGCTGCTGACCGAGGCCGGGTTCACCAAGCTCACCCAGCTTCCGGCCCAGGTGACGAGCCAGACCATGGTGTACTACTCCGCGGGATTCGAGGACGTGGCAGCGGACGTTGCAGGGCTGTTCGGCCTGCCGGCAAGCAGTGTCCAGCAGGTTGCGAACATCCAGGGCGTGCAACTGTACGCCGGCACGGACTTTGCGTCGGGCACCAAGCCCGCGGCGCCGCCGTCGTCCGCTGACTCCCCCGGAAGCGTGGTGGCGCAGACGGGCGGCGACCAGAAGTGCCAGTCGGCCAACCCGCTGGGATAA
- the ftsW gene encoding putative lipid II flippase FtsW, with protein MSTGQKERVTGTPARRGLGKLAVWLEDDSPGRLRPLILAVVLTLSAIGLVEVASASSVESVAAGNNPYDLPLKQAMWTVAGVVIMLVLARMPVRRVRWLGWWLLIGSLVALVLVLTPLGMSVNGNRNWLSVGGFTAQPSEFAKLSLIVWGAGILDRKQALLGQWKHAVIPLAPAGALIMGIVALGHDLGTTMIIMMILAATMFYGGVRMKVFSVAGLICVVLALVLAATSGNRMGRISSWLGMGSDEDAQGMGYQAQHGAYALASGSWFGVGLGQSRQKWNWIPEAHNDFIFSILGEELGLAGTLLVLGLFAILAIAVFKTIARTTDTFSRIVACSVITWILGQAVINIAMVSGLLPVIGVPLPFISYGGSAMVSSLAGIGVILAVTRPEGAVPPARPVKQAREHALQS; from the coding sequence ATGAGTACAGGACAAAAGGAGCGGGTGACGGGCACTCCTGCCCGGCGCGGGCTGGGCAAACTGGCGGTGTGGCTGGAGGATGACTCGCCGGGCCGCCTGCGGCCGCTGATCCTGGCGGTGGTGCTCACGCTCTCGGCGATCGGACTCGTGGAGGTGGCGTCGGCGTCGTCCGTGGAATCCGTGGCGGCAGGAAACAACCCGTACGATCTTCCCCTGAAGCAGGCCATGTGGACTGTGGCCGGCGTGGTGATCATGCTGGTGCTGGCGCGGATGCCCGTGCGCCGGGTCCGGTGGCTGGGCTGGTGGCTGCTGATCGGCTCCCTGGTTGCCCTGGTCCTGGTGCTCACCCCGCTGGGCATGTCCGTGAACGGCAACCGGAACTGGCTGAGCGTGGGAGGTTTCACTGCCCAGCCGTCCGAGTTCGCCAAGCTCTCGCTGATTGTCTGGGGTGCCGGGATCCTGGATCGGAAGCAGGCCCTGCTGGGGCAGTGGAAGCACGCGGTCATCCCCCTGGCGCCGGCCGGAGCGTTGATTATGGGCATCGTGGCGCTGGGGCACGACCTGGGCACCACCATGATCATCATGATGATCCTCGCCGCCACCATGTTCTACGGCGGCGTGCGGATGAAGGTGTTCTCCGTGGCCGGGCTGATCTGCGTGGTGCTAGCCCTGGTGCTCGCAGCCACCAGCGGCAACAGGATGGGCCGGATCTCCTCCTGGCTGGGCATGGGGTCCGACGAGGACGCGCAGGGCATGGGGTACCAGGCACAGCACGGCGCGTATGCCCTGGCCTCCGGCAGCTGGTTCGGCGTGGGCCTGGGGCAGAGCCGGCAGAAGTGGAACTGGATCCCGGAAGCCCACAACGACTTCATCTTCTCCATCCTCGGGGAGGAACTTGGCCTTGCGGGCACGCTGCTGGTGCTGGGCCTGTTCGCCATCCTGGCCATTGCCGTGTTCAAAACCATCGCCCGGACCACGGACACTTTTTCCCGGATCGTCGCCTGCAGCGTGATCACCTGGATCCTGGGGCAGGCGGTGATCAACATCGCCATGGTCAGCGGGCTGCTGCCCGTGATAGGTGTGCCGCTGCCGTTCATCTCCTACGGCGGCTCGGCCATGGTGTCCTCCCTGGCAGGGATCGGGGTGATCCTGGCGGTCACCCGCCCGGAAGGCGCGGTCCCGCCTGCCCGTCCCGTAAAGCAGGCACGGGAGCATGCACTCCAGTCCTAA
- a CDS encoding ANTAR domain-containing protein, which translates to MAVGPANNKGPERHGFLLDLVTGADGEAGSLQMLADAAASWVSTTAGAAIQCAVVLHRQRSCPVTAGSTPGAAGLAAWEDEHGDGPAALGSALVSPTVINQAGGRWQAYRKRLMDSGFGSALAVPLKLNSGAAGALVFLAPANFAFNAKLVSEAAWFSEVASHSLKLALDVHGVIRAGDNLKQVLESRTSIDVACGVLMAQNRCSYAEAFSKLAGTSRNRNLKVRSVADGILRAMPSGAPGTRFEPPAIA; encoded by the coding sequence GTGGCGGTTGGCCCGGCAAACAACAAAGGGCCCGAACGGCACGGGTTCCTGCTTGACCTGGTGACAGGGGCCGACGGCGAGGCAGGGTCCCTGCAGATGCTCGCCGACGCCGCCGCCAGCTGGGTCAGTACCACGGCGGGCGCGGCGATTCAGTGTGCCGTCGTGCTGCACCGGCAGCGGTCCTGTCCTGTCACTGCGGGAAGCACACCAGGCGCGGCGGGCCTCGCAGCGTGGGAGGACGAGCACGGGGATGGCCCAGCAGCATTGGGTTCGGCACTCGTTTCTCCAACAGTGATCAACCAGGCCGGGGGGCGCTGGCAAGCATACCGGAAGCGGCTGATGGACAGCGGCTTTGGCTCAGCCCTGGCGGTTCCCCTGAAGCTCAACTCCGGGGCCGCCGGTGCCCTGGTCTTCCTGGCCCCCGCCAATTTCGCATTCAACGCCAAGCTGGTTAGCGAAGCAGCCTGGTTCTCCGAGGTGGCATCGCACAGCCTGAAGCTGGCACTGGACGTGCACGGCGTCATCCGTGCCGGCGACAACCTGAAGCAGGTGCTCGAGAGCAGGACAAGCATCGATGTCGCCTGCGGAGTACTCATGGCCCAGAACCGCTGCTCCTACGCAGAGGCCTTCAGCAAGCTGGCCGGCACCTCCAGGAACCGCAACCTCAAAGTCCGCAGTGTGGCGGACGGCATCCTGCGGGCAATGCCCAGCGGCGCGCCCGGCACGCGGTTCGAGCCCCCGGCCATCGCCTAA
- a CDS encoding MarR family winged helix-turn-helix transcriptional regulator, with protein sequence MNPHGASEGYRYRAGAEAAPAPVDVLNALREFRTSESAMRRRTRSSVAMGETDLLALRYLLDAEATGAQIRPTGLAARLGITSASMTSLADRLVAAGHVTRHPHPTDRRAVILRPAPGADEEVHHNLNQMHKRMLEAAESLSPEELKAVVRFLDRMREAVDAIDATPSVAAR encoded by the coding sequence ATGAACCCACATGGTGCAAGCGAAGGCTACCGGTACCGGGCCGGGGCGGAAGCCGCACCCGCGCCCGTTGACGTACTCAACGCGCTGCGGGAGTTCCGGACATCTGAAAGCGCCATGAGAAGGCGTACCCGCTCCTCGGTCGCCATGGGGGAGACCGACCTCCTGGCCCTCCGCTACCTCCTCGACGCGGAAGCGACTGGTGCACAAATCCGCCCCACCGGACTTGCCGCCCGCCTGGGCATAACCTCCGCCTCCATGACCAGCCTCGCGGACCGGCTGGTGGCCGCCGGCCACGTAACACGGCATCCCCATCCCACGGACCGGCGTGCCGTAATTCTCCGGCCGGCCCCGGGAGCTGATGAAGAGGTGCACCATAACCTGAACCAGATGCACAAGCGCATGCTGGAGGCGGCCGAATCCCTCTCCCCGGAGGAACTCAAAGCGGTGGTGCGCTTCCTGGATCGGATGCGGGAAGCTGTGGATGCCATCGATGCCACACCCAGCGTTGCTGCACGGTAG
- the trxB gene encoding thioredoxin-disulfide reductase, which yields MSKEQLIIIGSGPSGYTAAIYAARAGLNPLVLAGSVTAGGALMNTTEVENFPGFPAGVQGPELMDGLQQQAEKFGARIEYDDATSVDLKGPVKRVVTGGGETYEASAVILATGSAYKELGLPEEKKFSGHGVSWCATCDGFFFRDQDIIVVGGGDSAMEEATFLTRFGKSVTVVVRKGELRASRIMAQRAKDNPKIRFAWNSAVTAIHGDGKVSGVTLTDTRSGEARHQDATGIFVAIGHLPRTELVAGQVDLDEEGYIKVDSPTTVTNLPGVFACGDAVDHRYRQAITAAGTGCAAALDAERFLAALEDAASIATALVEEPTHS from the coding sequence ATGAGCAAAGAACAGCTGATCATCATCGGCTCCGGCCCCTCCGGCTACACCGCCGCCATCTACGCCGCCCGCGCCGGCCTTAACCCGCTGGTCCTGGCCGGGTCCGTCACCGCCGGCGGCGCGCTGATGAACACCACCGAAGTGGAGAACTTTCCGGGCTTCCCCGCCGGCGTGCAGGGCCCGGAGCTGATGGACGGGCTCCAGCAGCAGGCGGAAAAGTTCGGCGCGCGCATTGAGTACGACGACGCCACGTCCGTTGACCTCAAGGGTCCGGTCAAGCGTGTGGTCACCGGCGGCGGGGAGACCTACGAGGCCAGCGCCGTCATCCTGGCCACGGGCTCCGCCTACAAGGAACTCGGCCTTCCGGAGGAGAAGAAATTCAGCGGCCACGGCGTCTCCTGGTGCGCCACCTGCGACGGGTTCTTCTTCCGTGACCAGGACATCATCGTCGTCGGCGGCGGCGACTCCGCCATGGAGGAAGCAACCTTCCTGACCCGGTTCGGGAAGTCCGTCACCGTCGTGGTGCGCAAGGGCGAACTGCGCGCCTCCCGCATCATGGCCCAGCGTGCCAAGGACAACCCCAAGATCCGCTTTGCCTGGAACTCGGCCGTCACCGCCATCCACGGCGACGGCAAGGTCAGCGGCGTCACCCTCACGGACACCCGCTCCGGTGAAGCGCGGCACCAGGATGCCACCGGCATCTTCGTCGCCATCGGCCATCTGCCGCGCACTGAACTCGTGGCAGGCCAGGTGGACCTGGACGAGGAAGGCTACATCAAGGTGGACTCACCCACCACTGTCACCAACCTGCCCGGCGTCTTTGCCTGCGGCGACGCCGTGGACCACCGCTACCGCCAGGCAATCACCGCCGCCGGCACCGGCTGCGCCGCAGCCCTGGACGCCGAACGCTTCCTCGCCGCTCTGGAGGACGCCGCGAGCATCGCCACCGCCCTGGTGGAGGAACCGACCCACAGCTAG
- a CDS encoding PAS and ANTAR domain-containing protein, which produces MWSKLDTYLYPLQPSAECPSGTFKLHVSSGKMEWSHGMFGIHGLKQGEVVPTFELFMAHKHPLDRGPVLALWEDLLKGGGQGALLHRVIDVRGKERRVFSAIQVAAEPSGQVEYVRGFMVDVTQSLRIESQHAAEEAIEGAYGHKALIEQAKGIVMVLQAVDGPAAFQVLATRSQHANTKLHIVAEELVNAAANGKAAELLAGY; this is translated from the coding sequence ATGTGGTCGAAGCTTGATACTTATCTTTATCCGCTGCAGCCCTCCGCGGAGTGTCCTTCCGGGACCTTCAAACTGCATGTTTCTTCCGGGAAAATGGAGTGGTCCCACGGCATGTTCGGGATCCACGGCCTGAAGCAGGGTGAGGTGGTGCCCACCTTCGAACTGTTCATGGCGCACAAGCACCCGCTGGACCGTGGGCCCGTGCTCGCGCTCTGGGAGGACCTTCTAAAGGGTGGCGGCCAGGGCGCGCTGCTGCACCGGGTCATTGATGTGAGGGGCAAGGAACGGCGTGTTTTTTCTGCCATCCAGGTTGCGGCCGAACCCTCGGGACAGGTGGAGTACGTCCGCGGTTTCATGGTGGACGTAACCCAGAGCCTGCGTATCGAATCCCAGCATGCGGCGGAGGAAGCCATTGAGGGCGCCTACGGGCATAAAGCCCTGATTGAACAGGCCAAGGGCATTGTCATGGTGTTGCAGGCCGTGGACGGCCCGGCTGCATTCCAGGTCCTGGCCACCAGAAGCCAGCACGCCAACACCAAGCTGCATATCGTGGCGGAAGAGTTGGTGAACGCTGCAGCCAACGGCAAGGCGGCCGAACTCCTGGCGGGCTACTGA